One genomic segment of Bacteroidota bacterium includes these proteins:
- a CDS encoding DUF481 domain-containing protein produces the protein MSYTKANNYLSGNGNVDLTYYARNYFISNKFSANGSNNDGDYITERASNNLTGLYEANKHINYIAMFTFYKSVELGLDHRYTLGFGVGNYLYKSRIQNLQAYVLINALKEKDLEGTVSDFLMQYPVGLSYNLYLYNKHTLQLSIDNVFTTIPSQSWRMRFDQNITFRYELIKDLYLSLSGYLNYDSDPSSAATSKTDYGINTGVSISF, from the coding sequence ATGAGTTATACCAAAGCGAATAATTATTTGAGTGGAAATGGAAATGTTGACCTGACATATTATGCTCGTAATTATTTTATCTCCAATAAATTTTCTGCAAATGGCTCTAATAATGATGGAGATTATATTACTGAACGTGCATCCAATAATTTAACAGGATTGTACGAAGCGAATAAGCATATAAACTATATCGCTATGTTCACTTTTTATAAATCTGTTGAGTTGGGATTGGATCATCGTTATACTTTAGGATTTGGTGTTGGGAATTATTTATATAAATCAAGAATTCAAAATTTACAAGCGTATGTATTAATTAATGCATTAAAAGAAAAAGATTTGGAAGGAACAGTTTCTGATTTTTTAATGCAGTATCCGGTTGGCTTAAGTTATAATTTATACTTATACAATAAGCATACTTTGCAATTATCTATTGATAATGTTTTTACAACGATTCCAAGTCAAAGTTGGAGAATGCGATTTGATCAAAACATTACATTCAGATACGAACTTATTAAAGATTTGTATTTATCCCTTTCAGGATATCTCAATTATGACTCCGATCCTTCTTCTGCTGCAACCAGTAAAACTGACTATGGTATAAACACTGGTGTGAGTATTAGTTTTTAG